The Bartonella australis AUST/NH1 genome contains the following window.
TTTATGATGTTAAAATAAATCAGGTAGGCAATAAGCTGGTTGTGGCGGTTAAAGAATATGAAGTAGTTAATCAGGTATTATTTCAGGGGAATAAGTCTATCAAAGAGCCTGACCTTAAGCGTTTTATTTCTCTAAAACCTAATGGGTCTTTCAGTTCTGCTAAGCTTTCAGCTGACGTTAAGGTGATTCGCGAGGCTTATAAGACTATTGGTCGCGATAATATTTCTGTCACGACTCAGATTATCAATCTGGGAAAAGGGCGTGTAAATGTTGTTTTTAATATTGTTGAAGGGCGGAGAACGAAGGTCGCTGATATCGCTTTTGAGGGAAACAAAGTGTTCGGAGCGCGGCGTTTACGTGATGTAATTTTAACAAAACCTTCAGGGATATTTGCATCATTGATGAGTGGCGATGTTTACAGTGAAGAGCGTTTAGCTGCGGATAAAGAAGCGTTGCAACGCTTTTATCGTGATCGTGGATACGCAGATTTTCGGATTGTTTCGTCTGAAGTAGTTTTCGACAAAGAAGGTGATGCCTATAAAATTAATTTCGTTCTTGATGAAGGGGCGCGTTATAAAATAAGCGATATTCAAGTTGAAAGCGATATTGATGGGATTGATACTCAGTCTATAAGGAATGCGCTTAAAATTCGCCCAGGTGATATTTATAATGCGAAATATATCGAGAAGTCTGCCGCGATTATTAATGACAGAGTTGCTGATTCTGGGTATGCTTTCACTAAGGTTGATATACGAGGAAATCGTGATTTTGTGAATCATACGATTTCAATTCTTTACAACATCGAGCGAGGTCCGCGGGCTTATGTTCAGCGGATTGAAATACGTGGCAATGAAAAGACTCGCGATTATGTTATCCGCCGCGAGATTGATTTGAATGAAGGTGATGCGTATAACCAAACATTGGTGCAACGAGCTAAGAATCGTTTAGAGGGCCTAGGTTTTTTCAAAGCAGTTAATATTTCGGTAGTCCAAACTGACACGCCCGATAAGGTCGTATTGGTTGTTGATGTAGTAGAAGCTCCGACGGGGGATATTTCTCTATCTGGGGCGTATACAACGGGTGGTACGAGTCCCGGTATGTCGCTTGAATTATCTGTTGCTGAACGTAATCTGGGGGGACGCGGCCAGTATGCTCGCTTAGGTTTAGGTGCTGGGCAACAGAAGTCCCGTAATTATAATTTGTCATTTATTGAACCTTATTTTTTGGGTTACAACTTGTCTTCTGGTGTTGATATTTTTCGTAGTACTTATCGCTCTGATGGAGCGTATGACGTCCGGCAAACAGGCGGTTCCCTTCGGTTTGGGGTGCCAATCAATGATCAATTGTCCGCCAGTTTATCTTATTCTTATGTGCAAGAAGAGTACGATTTTGGTGGGGATTATGACTTAACTAATGATAGTGATATAAGGAAGCTGTATGGAAAATATTCTGGTGCGATTGTTCAGGCTGCGAGGCACAGTCCTTGGCATCGTTCGTCAATTGGCTATGCTCTGACGTATAACACTATCGACAATATGAGAAATCCGCATGATGGTGTGTATGCTCGCTTTTTTCAGGAATTTGCGGGACTTGGTGGGGATGCAAAATTCTTGAAGACGACTGGTAAGGCGATAATATATAAGACATTTTCTGATCAGATGGACCTCGTCGGCTTATTTTCTTTCGGTGGCGGTTATATTCACAGCGTAGGGAAAGATGGCGTTCGTATCTTTGATATGTTTAAAAGCAATATAGATATGATCCGCGGTTTTAAATACAATGGAATAGGTCCGCGTCAAAGTTCCAGCGATGGTGGAGCGTCCTTCTTAGGGGGGACTACGTATATAAATGCAACAGCTGAAATGCAGTTTCCTGTGCCCATTGTGCCTGCTGATTTAGGGTTTCGTGCTGCTTTATTTACGGATGTTGCGACTATTTATGGCAATGATTATAAACCTGCTTTTGAGGGTGAAGCGCCTGTTACTGGTACTAAAAGTGCGTGGCGTGCTTCTGTAGGAGCTAGTTTGATGTGGGAGTCGCCATTTGGCCCGCTGCGTTTTGATTATGCTTGGCCGATAGTCAAACAGGAAGGGGATAATGTGCAGAAATTTAATTTTGGTATTTCTACTAAGTTCTAATTTGAATTTCTTCCGAAAGGAAGGATTTTAAGAATATAGGTTAGGGCCAGAAGGGAGAAGGTTCTGATGGCGGGTGCGTCTTTTTTTACACCGTCTCAGCAATTAACGGTCGCTGATATTGCGGAGTTAACGGGTGCAGAGCTCCTTAACCCGGAGTTTTCTGGCGTAGTTATAAGTGCCCTTTCTTCTATTAAAAGTGCTAGAGAGGGTTCTCTCGTTTTTGTAGAGAATCAGAAATTTTCTGGTGCTTTATCGGGGAGCTTAGCTGCTGCTGTTTTTTGTACGGCTGATGTTGTTTTTCAAATTCCCGAATCTATGGCTATATTAGTGACGTCTACTCCGCGGCGTGATTTTGTTCGAATCGGGCACATTTTATTTCCTGATTCTGTTAAGCCGATGCCTTGGTTTAGTCAAAAAGGAATTTCGCTGCATGCCCATGTTCATTTAAGTGCTATATTTGAAAATGATGTATGCATCGAAGCGGGGGCTGTGATAGGAAAAAACGTGGAAATTGGTTCAGGTACTCTCGTTTCGTCAACTGCTGTTATTGGTGAAAATTGCCGTATTGGACGTGAGTGCTACATTGCTCCTGGGGTGACAGTTCAGTATTCTTTAATAGGCGATAGGGTTCACCTCCATCCTGGTGTTCGCGTTGGGCAGGATGGTTTTGGCTATATTAGTGGTGTTTCCGAGGTTGAAAAAATTCCGCAGCTTGGTCGTGTGATTATCCAAGATAATGTAGAAATTGGCGCGAATACAACAATCGATCGTGGAACGCTTGAAGATACAATTATTGGCGAAGGTAGTAAAATTGACAATTTGGTGCAGATTGCCCACAACGTTAAGATTGGTCGTTACTGCTTCATTGCTGGTCAATGTGGGATTGCTGGGAGTACATCTATAGGCGATATGTCTCAGCTCGGCGGAGGAGTCGGGATCGCAGATCATATCACAGTAGGTAAGGGCGTCTATATTGCCGCGCGCAGCGGTGTTATGAATGATATTCCAGATGGTGAAAAATGGTGCGGCAGTCCAGCACGACCGTTTAAGCAGTGGTCTCGTGAAGTATTGGCGCTGCGTCGTATTAGCAAAATTGAGAGGGAGAAGTGCTGATATGATCGATACCGGCAAAGCTAACAGTCTAGAAGATGTAGATATTGATAAATTATTGTCGATATTACCACATCGTTATCCATTTTTATTGATTGATCGTATAATCGAAATTGATGGTGACCAAAAAGCGATTGGTATTAAAAATGTGACAATCAATGAGCCGCATTTTACGGGGCATTTTTTTGAAAAACCGGTGATGCCTGGTGTCCTGATTTTGGAAGCTATGGCGCAAACAGCAGGAGCAATTTCACTTTTAAGATCAGGCGATAAGAAAACAGGCTTAGTTTATCTTATGACTGTTGATAATGCAAAATTTCGTAAGCCAGTTTTACCCGGCGATCAGTTGAAGATTCATGTTCGTCTGTTAAAAAAACGGTCTGGTATTAGACGTTTTTCGTGTATTGCAGAAGTGGAGAACATCCGTGTTGCTGAAGCAGAAGTCGCTGCGATGATTGTCGAATCAGAATAAATAATGAAATAGGAATTGAGAAATGTCTGGTACAAAAATTCACCCGACTGCCTTTGTAGAAAAGGGCGCGCAGCTCGGTGAGAATGTGTCAGTCGGGCCGTTTTGTCATATTGGTTCGAAGGCTATTATTGGTGATGGGTGTAGCATAATGAGCCACGTTGTGATATTAGGTAAGACAACGTTAGGGGCGAATGGCAAAGTGTTTCCGCATGCGGTTTTAGGTGCAGATCCACAAAATAATAAGCATAAAGGAGGGGGTACAACTCTTTCTATTGGTGAGAACTGTTTAATTCGCGAAGGGGTAACGATGCATAAAGGATCTGATTCCAGTATGGGGGCAACGGTTGTTGGAAATAATTGTCAGTTTCTTTCTTATGCTCATGTTGCACATGACTGCCATGTAGGTAACCACGTAACGTTCGCAAATAATGCTATGATTGGTGGACACGTTACAATCGGGGATTGTGTTATTATCGGTGGTGGCGCCGCTGTTCATCAATTTGTTCGTGTTGGGCACCACGCATTTATAGGTGGTTTATCTGCGTTAGTCGGTGATCTGATCCCTTATGGAACAGCCGTCGGGGTGCAAGCGAAACTTGCTGGATTAAATATCATTGGTATGAAACGCGCCGGTCTTGAGCGTAAAGAAATTCATGCGCTACGTCACGCTGTTTCTATGCTTTTTGATCGGAGTAAACCTATTAGAGAGCGTTTAGGTGATGTTTTTTCTTCCTATTCTACTTCTCAGTCTGTGACTGACATGATTAATTTTATTCGGGAAGAAGGAAAACGCTTTTATTGTACACCTAAGTTTGAAGGTGGTGCTATACCTTTAAGAGAGGACTGAATAATGCCCTCCTCTTGCGCTGGGAATTTTCTTTCTGGCCGGACTGCTGTCATAGCAGGGGGAGGCACTCTGCCTGTTACTGTCGCTCGAGTGCTCGAAGAGCGCGGACAGGAACCTTTTCTTGTGCTTTTGCGCGGCGAGGCAGATTCCCCCGCGCTTTACGGCTACGAACATTGCGAATTATCGATTGTAGAGTTAGCGAAGTTATTCAAGATCTTAAAAGCGGCAGAAATTTGCAATGTCATTTTAGCAGGTGGCGTGAAAATACGGCCGAATCTTTTACAATTGCGACTCGATTGGGTAACTTTTTTAGCTTTGCCTAAATTATTTAAGGTATTAGGAAGCGGCGATGACGCGTTATTAAAAGCTTTTATACGAGTTGTCGAAGCGCGTGGCTTTCGTGTTATAGGTGCTCATGAAATTGTACCAGATTTATTGGCTCCGGCGGATTTTGATTTAACATTGCGGCGTGCTACCCGAAAGCAGAAAGCCGAGATTTTGTTAGCTACTAAAGCCGCAAAGCTTTTAGGTCAATTAGATATCGGGCAAGCAGTTGTGGCTGTTGGTGGTCGGGTGGTTGCAGTAGAAGGGGCAGAAGGAACTGATAATATGCTGCGGCGAATTTATGAAATGCGGGAAAGAAAGCAAATTCCATCTAAAGGTGGTGTCCTCGTGAAATGTGCAAAACCGCAACAAGATAATCGGGTTGATTTGCCCTCAATTGGGCCTATGACGGTAATTAATGTTGCAAAAAGCGGGTTGGTTGGTATTGCCGTGGAGGCGAACAGGAGCCTGATATTGTCTGCGAGAGAAACAGTAGAAAAAGCTGACGAGCTCTCATTGTTTATAGAAATCATTCGAGAAATATAATCATGAATGATTGCTTAAAGATTGCTATTGTTGCAGGAGAAGAATCTGGAGATTTACTGGGAGCAGATTTAATTTCTTCTTTATCACATCAGATGGAACGTGATATCCACTTGATCGGTGTTGGGGGTAAAAATTTAGAGTCGCTGGGTTTGAAAAGCGTTTTTAACTTTGACGATATTAATTTGATAGGTTTAGGTGCAGTTTTAAAAAAATTACCGTTGTTATTGACACGTATTCGCACTTTGTCCAAATTTATTGCACGAGAAAAACCAGATTGTTTAATTATCATTGACAGTCCTGATTTTACCCATCGTATTGCAAAAAAGGTGCGCGTATTAGCGCCTTCTATTCCGATTATTAAATATGTTGCACCGACTGTTTGGGCATGGCGGCCGGAGCGTGCTAAAGCTATGTGCGGATTTATTGATCATGTTTTGGCGGTCTTTCCTTTTGAAGAAAAGATTATGAAGGATTTAGGAGGACCGCCTACTACCTATGTCGGACATCGTCTTTTGACTCACCCACCGCTTTTAGCTATTCAAGCAGAAAAAAAGCATTCGCTTAGCAAACAAATGCCGCTGTTTACGATGGTCGTTTTACCTGGGTCGCGCACTTTCGAGGTTCGCCATTTAATGCCTATTTTTGGAAAAGCGGTAGAAATTGTTCGACAGCGTATCCCTAATTTACGCATTCTTTTACCAACTTTACCGCATTTGGTGAATGAAGTTCGTTTTTTAGCGCAGAATTGGAGCAGTAAGGCCGAGATTGTTGTCGGTGAAGATGCAAAATGGCGCGCTTTTGGAGATGCTGATGTTGCACTTGCGGCACTTGGGACAGTATCGCTTGAATTGGCACTGGCAAAAATTCCCATGGTGCTGTGCTATAAACTTGATTACCTTTCTAAGCTATTCTTCTTGCCAAAGATAACGTCATGGAGTGCTGCACTTCCAAATATTATCGTCGATAAGCCCATTATTCCAGAATATTTCAATGAATTTTCGCGGCCTGGCATATTAGCAAGACAGGTAGAGCAACTTTTACGTAACCGCTTATTTAGGCAGGCGCAATTTGATGCTTTTGACATAGTGGAACAGAGAATGAGAACGAAAACACGCTCAGGAGTAATTGCCGCTCAAGTGGTCATAAATTTCCTCAAAAAAAAGAGTACGGAAAATTGCGGGCAAAACAATATCGACAATTAATATTTGGTTTTTGCAAAAAAATCACGAGCGCGTTGGCTTTTGGGATTGGTAAAAAATACATCAGATGTCGTATCTTCGATAAGTTTCCCGTTTTCTAAAAAAAGTATCCTTTTTGAGACTTCGCGTGCAAATTTCATTTCATGAGTAACGCAAAGCATTGTTATCCCTGTATTTGCTAATTGAACTATAACCTCCAAAACTTCTCCGACACTTTCTGGGTCAAGAGCTGATGTTGGTTCATCGAAAAGCATAACTTCAGGTGTCATACAAAGTGCGCGCGCAATAGCGACGCGTTGTTGTTGTCCGCCAGACAATTGCAAAGGATATTTTTCGCAGTGTCTTTCAATACCAACGCGTGTAAGATAATGGATTGCTCGCTCTGTTGCCTGTTTTTTTGAAAGTTTTTGAACTGCCATAGGTGCCAAAGTGCAATTTTGTATAACAGTCATATGAGGAAATAAATTAAAATGCTGAAATACCATTCCTATTTTGCGTAGAACATTTTTTTGTTGCTGCATAGGAGCGGTATGAATGTCAACATTGTGAATACGAATCGTACCTTCTTGTGCTCGTTCTAACTGGCTAATGCAGCGGATTAAAGTTGATTTTCCCGACCCAGAAGGACCGCAAATAACAATACGCTCGCCTTTTTTTACATCTAAATTGATATCCTGTAATACTTGAAAATTTCCATACCACTTAGTTAAATGACGGATAGAGATAATTGAATCTTTGGGGATATTGACAGGCTTATTATTTTTATTTTCTGAATTCATATTGTTGCGTTCTTTTATTGAATAAATGAAACGATTACGGGTAGCTTAATCCGCTGGAAAGTTTTTACGATCATTTATGTTTACCGTAAATACCGGGTGAGACGGTGTTCTGCGAAAACGATAAAACAGTGAATAAGCTCAACGATGAAAAGGTAAATAATAGCAACCCACATATAAACTTGAAAATCGAATGTGCGTGAATAGATTAGTTTGGCAACGCCCATTAAGTCGTAGACAGTTACAAGTGAAGTAATGGCGCTGGATTTAATCAACAAAATAAATTCATTTCCTAAGGGACGTAACGCCATGACGGCTGCTTGCGGGAGGATGACTTTGAAAAATGTCACGAAGTTGTTTAGCCCTAAAACTTTTGATGCTTCACGTTGTCCAGTTGCTACTGACAGAAGACTCCCTCTGAAGATTTCTGCTTGATAAGCAGCGGAATTAAGCGAAAAAATGAATAGACAGCAATACCACGCGTTTTGAAAAAACCACCATAAACCGGCGTGTTGCCAAAAATCGCTCATTGAACCGAGGCCATAATAAAAAAGAAATAGTTGTGCTAATAAGGGAGAACCACGGAAAAAATAAATATAAGCGCGGGCTAAGTATTGCAAGGGCTTGTTATTTGCTAAACGTGCAAGCGCAAGCAACATACCGAGCAAAAAACCTATAAAATAAGAAATAGAGACGAGTTCAAAAGTAACTATAAGACCGTCGATGAGCTTCGGCCCATACTGATTTAAAAGTTCAGGATTAAAAAGAAAGCGGAACCACTCAAAGACCATCAGACTAATACCTTTTGATAGGCCTTTTGGCTCGACGTTTCTAGATAGCGCGAAATTATAGCAGAAATCCCCGAAAATATCAGGTAAAATAAACACGCAACAAGATAAAACAGCATGGGTTCGTTGGTTGCTGCAACCGCTAAATTAGTCTGTTGCATAAGGTCCATAAGTGAGATAGTCGAAACAAGAGATGTATCCTTGAGTAAAGTAAGCCAATTGTTAAAAAGCCCCGGTAAAGCATTGCGAATAAGCTGAGGGAAAACGATACGAAAAAACGTCGTTGAACGCGAAAGACCTAAAGCTCTGGCTGCTTCGTATTGGCTTTTATCGAAAATCTTAAATGCCCCAAGCCAAACTTCGCAAGAAAAGGATGCAAAAACCATACTGAGTGCAAGGACACTGGCAGCGAAAGCATTAATGTTAAATATTACATCAATACGAAAATATTCAAGTGTAGTTTGAATGAGACTTTGTAAGCCGTAATAAACAAGGAATAGAGTTAGAAGCTCTGGCAAGCCACGAAATATTGATGAAAATAGAGTCGCTGTAATTTTAGCCACTTTGATATCGGACTGAATCATCACTGCACTCAGAAGTCCCAGGGGCAATCCCAGAAATACACAACATAAAGCTAGCAACAATGTCATCCCTGCGCTAGAAACTATTACCGCACACCACCCCTCATTGCTAAACAATAGCAATGCCCAATTTCCCATCATCCCGGAGCTCCTAATAAAGATTCGGACAACTATTTTCTAACAATATAAATGATTTGTCTAATTTTAAATTCTTATCGATACTCAATAGATATTGATTTTAAAATATTTTTTCATAATTTCATCATATGTCCCGTCTGCTCGAATCTCTTTTATAGCTTTATTGAACTTTTCTTTAAGGTCATCGTTATTTTTGCGAATACCGATCGCAACGGGGGTTTTCGCCTCTTCAAGATCCCCTAAAAGAAGGCAACAATCCTTCCCATCATTTTCAAGCCAGTTTAATGCTTGCAATTTATCCAGGACAACAGCGTCGAGGCGGCGGCTCAAAAGATCGCGATTGACATCTATCGTCGTAGGATAGAGCTTAACAGTTACCCCTTTAGAGGCATAATTATCTTCTGCATACATAGCTTGTATTGTATTTGATTGTACACCAAGGTTTTTGCCTTTAAATGCTTCTGCTGATATTTTTTTAATTTCTGAATCTTTTAAAATAACTACGGCTGACGTTGTATTATAGTAAGAATCCGTGAAGTCAATTTTTTGTAGCCGCTCTCGTGTAGGCGTGAGAGATGCTACGACGGCGTCATATTTTTTCGCCAAGAGTCCTGGAATAATCCCGTCGAAATCTTGGATAGAGACTGTACATTCGACCTTCATTTTTTCACAAAGTGCGTAAGATATATCGATATCAAAACCACGGAGTTTATTGTTTGAATCAATATAGCTGAACGGAGGGTAGGAGCCTTCACTTGCGATTTTCAGCGTTTCAGCATTAGCTAATTGAAAAGGCAGCATCATACTAGTCACCAGAGCTGCTATCAATAATTTCATAAAGTCCTCCTGTTAAATATGCGGAAAAATGACGAGTCACCACGCGTTTTTATAATCTTTAAGTCCTGCTGAAAGGAATACAAAAGTTCATCAGTGTTTAAATAGCATCAAATTTAGCCACAAAAAAGCTCAAATTTAGCAGCTCTGCCCGCGTGAATAAGTTACGCGAATATCGGCGTTTTGGGTATTTCATGTTGAGAATAGGACGAAACTAATAGGCTTGCGTAGATACGGATGTGTTTTTCCACAGAGAAAAAAGGCAGCATATTTTACGCGAGCAATGCCAAAAAAGGCGTAGATATATGGCGTGATTATTCTGCTTATACACTAA
Protein-coding sequences here:
- the bamA gene encoding outer membrane protein assembly factor BamA — encoded protein: MTANSRFFSATSVSVSAMIVAAAAVAIMSISVVERAQASVVRSIEIHGNQLVGSRAIQDNIGIRVGENFSSGDVDAAVKRLFGLGLFYDVKINQVGNKLVVAVKEYEVVNQVLFQGNKSIKEPDLKRFISLKPNGSFSSAKLSADVKVIREAYKTIGRDNISVTTQIINLGKGRVNVVFNIVEGRRTKVADIAFEGNKVFGARRLRDVILTKPSGIFASLMSGDVYSEERLAADKEALQRFYRDRGYADFRIVSSEVVFDKEGDAYKINFVLDEGARYKISDIQVESDIDGIDTQSIRNALKIRPGDIYNAKYIEKSAAIINDRVADSGYAFTKVDIRGNRDFVNHTISILYNIERGPRAYVQRIEIRGNEKTRDYVIRREIDLNEGDAYNQTLVQRAKNRLEGLGFFKAVNISVVQTDTPDKVVLVVDVVEAPTGDISLSGAYTTGGTSPGMSLELSVAERNLGGRGQYARLGLGAGQQKSRNYNLSFIEPYFLGYNLSSGVDIFRSTYRSDGAYDVRQTGGSLRFGVPINDQLSASLSYSYVQEEYDFGGDYDLTNDSDIRKLYGKYSGAIVQAARHSPWHRSSIGYALTYNTIDNMRNPHDGVYARFFQEFAGLGGDAKFLKTTGKAIIYKTFSDQMDLVGLFSFGGGYIHSVGKDGVRIFDMFKSNIDMIRGFKYNGIGPRQSSSDGGASFLGGTTYINATAEMQFPVPIVPADLGFRAALFTDVATIYGNDYKPAFEGEAPVTGTKSAWRASVGASLMWESPFGPLRFDYAWPIVKQEGDNVQKFNFGISTKF
- the lpxD gene encoding UDP-3-O-(3-hydroxymyristoyl)glucosamine N-acyltransferase, producing the protein MAGASFFTPSQQLTVADIAELTGAELLNPEFSGVVISALSSIKSAREGSLVFVENQKFSGALSGSLAAAVFCTADVVFQIPESMAILVTSTPRRDFVRIGHILFPDSVKPMPWFSQKGISLHAHVHLSAIFENDVCIEAGAVIGKNVEIGSGTLVSSTAVIGENCRIGRECYIAPGVTVQYSLIGDRVHLHPGVRVGQDGFGYISGVSEVEKIPQLGRVIIQDNVEIGANTTIDRGTLEDTIIGEGSKIDNLVQIAHNVKIGRYCFIAGQCGIAGSTSIGDMSQLGGGVGIADHITVGKGVYIAARSGVMNDIPDGEKWCGSPARPFKQWSREVLALRRISKIEREKC
- the fabZ gene encoding 3-hydroxyacyl-ACP dehydratase FabZ: MIDTGKANSLEDVDIDKLLSILPHRYPFLLIDRIIEIDGDQKAIGIKNVTINEPHFTGHFFEKPVMPGVLILEAMAQTAGAISLLRSGDKKTGLVYLMTVDNAKFRKPVLPGDQLKIHVRLLKKRSGIRRFSCIAEVENIRVAEAEVAAMIVESE
- the lpxA gene encoding acyl-ACP--UDP-N-acetylglucosamine O-acyltransferase — encoded protein: MSGTKIHPTAFVEKGAQLGENVSVGPFCHIGSKAIIGDGCSIMSHVVILGKTTLGANGKVFPHAVLGADPQNNKHKGGGTTLSIGENCLIREGVTMHKGSDSSMGATVVGNNCQFLSYAHVAHDCHVGNHVTFANNAMIGGHVTIGDCVIIGGGAAVHQFVRVGHHAFIGGLSALVGDLIPYGTAVGVQAKLAGLNIIGMKRAGLERKEIHALRHAVSMLFDRSKPIRERLGDVFSSYSTSQSVTDMINFIREEGKRFYCTPKFEGGAIPLRED
- the lpxB gene encoding lipid-A-disaccharide synthase, which gives rise to MNDCLKIAIVAGEESGDLLGADLISSLSHQMERDIHLIGVGGKNLESLGLKSVFNFDDINLIGLGAVLKKLPLLLTRIRTLSKFIAREKPDCLIIIDSPDFTHRIAKKVRVLAPSIPIIKYVAPTVWAWRPERAKAMCGFIDHVLAVFPFEEKIMKDLGGPPTTYVGHRLLTHPPLLAIQAEKKHSLSKQMPLFTMVVLPGSRTFEVRHLMPIFGKAVEIVRQRIPNLRILLPTLPHLVNEVRFLAQNWSSKAEIVVGEDAKWRAFGDADVALAALGTVSLELALAKIPMVLCYKLDYLSKLFFLPKITSWSAALPNIIVDKPIIPEYFNEFSRPGILARQVEQLLRNRLFRQAQFDAFDIVEQRMRTKTRSGVIAAQVVINFLKKKSTENCGQNNIDN
- a CDS encoding amino acid ABC transporter ATP-binding protein, which produces MNSENKNNKPVNIPKDSIISIRHLTKWYGNFQVLQDINLDVKKGERIVICGPSGSGKSTLIRCISQLERAQEGTIRIHNVDIHTAPMQQQKNVLRKIGMVFQHFNLFPHMTVIQNCTLAPMAVQKLSKKQATERAIHYLTRVGIERHCEKYPLQLSGGQQQRVAIARALCMTPEVMLFDEPTSALDPESVGEVLEVIVQLANTGITMLCVTHEMKFAREVSKRILFLENGKLIEDTTSDVFFTNPKSQRARDFFAKTKY
- a CDS encoding ABC transporter permease, producing the protein MVFEWFRFLFNPELLNQYGPKLIDGLIVTFELVSISYFIGFLLGMLLALARLANNKPLQYLARAYIYFFRGSPLLAQLFLFYYGLGSMSDFWQHAGLWWFFQNAWYCCLFIFSLNSAAYQAEIFRGSLLSVATGQREASKVLGLNNFVTFFKVILPQAAVMALRPLGNEFILLIKSSAITSLVTVYDLMGVAKLIYSRTFDFQVYMWVAIIYLFIVELIHCFIVFAEHRLTRYLR
- a CDS encoding ABC transporter permease, with the translated sequence MMGNWALLLFSNEGWCAVIVSSAGMTLLLALCCVFLGLPLGLLSAVMIQSDIKVAKITATLFSSIFRGLPELLTLFLVYYGLQSLIQTTLEYFRIDVIFNINAFAASVLALSMVFASFSCEVWLGAFKIFDKSQYEAARALGLSRSTTFFRIVFPQLIRNALPGLFNNWLTLLKDTSLVSTISLMDLMQQTNLAVAATNEPMLFYLVACLFYLIFSGISAIISRYLETSSQKAYQKVLV
- a CDS encoding transporter substrate-binding domain-containing protein — translated: MKLLIAALVTSMMLPFQLANAETLKIASEGSYPPFSYIDSNNKLRGFDIDISYALCEKMKVECTVSIQDFDGIIPGLLAKKYDAVVASLTPTRERLQKIDFTDSYYNTTSAVVILKDSEIKKISAEAFKGKNLGVQSNTIQAMYAEDNYASKGVTVKLYPTTIDVNRDLLSRRLDAVVLDKLQALNWLENDGKDCCLLLGDLEEAKTPVAIGIRKNNDDLKEKFNKAIKEIRADGTYDEIMKKYFKINIY